In Marinobacter sp. M3C, the genomic stretch CTGTCCGATGCATCCGGAGATCCGCCAGCAAGGCCCGGGCGACTGTCCGATCTGTGGAATGGCGCTTGAGCCGGAAGAAGTGAGCCTTAACGACGGGCCCTCCGAAGAACTCACGGACATGACTCGTCGGTTCTGGATCGGTCTGGCCCTGGCGCTTCCTGTATTTTTGCTTGAAATGGGTGGCCACTTTTTCAAGATTGACCAAATTGTGTCGCCGCAAATATCCAACTGGATTCAGTTAGTTCTAGCCACGCCAGTGGTCGTTTGGTGCGGCGCGCCCTTCTTTGTCCGCGGCTGGAAATCGATCCTCAGCCGCAATCTGAATATGTTCACGCTTATTGCCATTGGCACGGGCGTTTCTCTGATCTACAGCCTGGTAGCGACCCTGGCGCCGCAGCTATTTCCTGCCGCGTTCCAGCAGGCAGATGGTTCGGTCGCCGTCTATTTCGAAGCAGCCGCCGTTATTGTGGTGCTGGTTTTGTTGGGGCAGGTGCTTGAGCTACGGGCTCGGGAAAAAACATCGGGCGCCATCAAAGCGTTGTTGGATCTTGCGCCCGCCACCGCAAGAAAACTTGAGGATGACAATAGCGAGTCCGACGTTTCGCTCGATCAGATAAAGGTGGGTGATCGTTTACGGGTTCGCCCCGGCGACAAGGTGCCACTGGATGGCGAAGTCCTTGAAGGCAGCTCGAATGTGGATGAATCCATGGTGACCGGGGAGCCTTTGGCGGTCAGTAAAAAGACGGGCGACCAAGTGGTTGGCGGCAGCATCAATCAACAGGGCAGCTTCATTATGCGCGCCGACAAAGTGGGACGCGACACCATGCTGTCCCAGATTGTGCAGATGGTAGCCAGCGCGCAGCGCAGTCGTGCGCCGATTCAGGGCCTGGCAGACAAAGTGGCTGGCTGGTTTGTGCCGGTGGTTATTCTCATTGCGGTCATTGCATTTATCGTCTGGTCGGTCTTCGGGCCGACGCCGCCCATGGCCTTTGGTCTTATCGCGGCGGTGAGCGTGCTGATTATTGCCTGTCCCTGCGCTTTGGGTCTGGCAACTCCCATGTCCATCATGGTCGGTGTCGGGCGAGGCGCCCAGAGCGGCGTCCTGATCCGGGATGCGGAAGCGTTGGAGCGCATGGAGAAAGTAGACACCGTAGTGGTGGATAAAACGGGAACCCTGACCGAGGGCAAACCCCAGGTGACGAAGCTGGTGCCGGCAAACGGTTTCAGCGATGAGGATCTGATGCGATACGCCGGTGGCCTGGAGAAGGGCAGCGAGCATCCTTTAGCACACGCCATTCTCGATAAAGCCACAACCATGGAGTTGAAACTGCCGGACGCCGAGGATTTCGACTCTCCGAACGGTAAAGGTGTGACCGGCAAGATCGACGGAAAAAAGGTTCTGCTTGGCAATCGATTGCTGATGGAATCAGAAAGCGTCGATACCTCCGCCTTTGAGGAAGAGGCGGACCAGCTTCGAAAGGATGGTGCCACCGTTATTTTTGCCGCAGTGGATGGCAGTGTTTGTGGGTTGCTGGCGATTGCGGACCCGGTCAAAGAGACCACGGAAGCGGCAATAGCCGCTCTGCAGAAAGAGGGTATCCGGGTGGTGATGCTGACCGGGGACAACCGGACTTCCGCCGAAGCCGTGGCTCGCAAGCTCCATATTGATGAAGTGGAAGCGGAAGTACTGCCGGAAGACAAGGGCAAGATCATTCAGCGCCTGAAGGACGAAGGTCGCATTGTTGTGATGGCAGGTGACGGTGTGAACGATGCGCCAGCCCTGGCCACCGCAGACGTTGGCATCGCCATGGGTACAGGGACTGACGTGGCCATCGAAAGCGCGGGTATTACGCTGTTGCGCGGTGATTTGATGGGCATTGTAGAAGCGCGGAAGTTGTCGCGGGCAACCATGCGCAATATTCGGCAGAATCTGTTTTTCGCGTTCGTTTACAACGCCGTCGGCGTGCCGATTGCGGCGGGGGTCTTGTATCCAGTTGCCGGCATCCTGCTGTCGCCTATTATTGCCGCTGCGGCTATGTCGCTGTCTTCGGTAAGCGTCATCACGAACGCCCTACGATTGAGGGTAGTGAAACTATCAGACGACTAGGCTGATGGAACCTCCCTCGGAAAAGGAGATGTGTATGTCTTATACAATTC encodes the following:
- a CDS encoding heavy metal translocating P-type ATPase: MSEHSSKDPVCGMSVDPHTAEHRSEHAGKTWYFCSSGCKSKFNDAPEKYLGDKSEQEEPVAPGTMFTCPMHPEIRQQGPGDCPICGMALEPEEVSLNDGPSEELTDMTRRFWIGLALALPVFLLEMGGHFFKIDQIVSPQISNWIQLVLATPVVVWCGAPFFVRGWKSILSRNLNMFTLIAIGTGVSLIYSLVATLAPQLFPAAFQQADGSVAVYFEAAAVIVVLVLLGQVLELRAREKTSGAIKALLDLAPATARKLEDDNSESDVSLDQIKVGDRLRVRPGDKVPLDGEVLEGSSNVDESMVTGEPLAVSKKTGDQVVGGSINQQGSFIMRADKVGRDTMLSQIVQMVASAQRSRAPIQGLADKVAGWFVPVVILIAVIAFIVWSVFGPTPPMAFGLIAAVSVLIIACPCALGLATPMSIMVGVGRGAQSGVLIRDAEALERMEKVDTVVVDKTGTLTEGKPQVTKLVPANGFSDEDLMRYAGGLEKGSEHPLAHAILDKATTMELKLPDAEDFDSPNGKGVTGKIDGKKVLLGNRLLMESESVDTSAFEEEADQLRKDGATVIFAAVDGSVCGLLAIADPVKETTEAAIAALQKEGIRVVMLTGDNRTSAEAVARKLHIDEVEAEVLPEDKGKIIQRLKDEGRIVVMAGDGVNDAPALATADVGIAMGTGTDVAIESAGITLLRGDLMGIVEARKLSRATMRNIRQNLFFAFVYNAVGVPIAAGVLYPVAGILLSPIIAAAAMSLSSVSVITNALRLRVVKLSDD